From Virgibacillus natechei, the proteins below share one genomic window:
- a CDS encoding NAD-dependent epimerase/dehydratase family protein — MKEILITGANSYIGRSLAKWLEDSPDRYSVKAISVRDDAWKEKDFSVYDVVFHAAGIAHVSTDPKMEDNYYKVNRDLTIEIAEKAKNEGVNQFIFMSSIIVYGDSTSDKRVIDKNTVPTPSNFYGNSKLKAEEGIKPLENDDFKVAILRPPMIYGKGSKGNYPKLAKAARKLPVFPDIDNERSMLHIDNLCELIRLMMENEESGLFFPQNSDYVKTSEMVKLIADVHGKKIRLTKIFNPILKLTGTKIGVINKVFGNMVYEKSMSEYKEGYRIRDLRESIAATELEREKV; from the coding sequence ATGAAGGAAATCCTGATCACAGGGGCTAACAGCTATATAGGTAGAAGCCTAGCAAAATGGTTGGAAGACAGCCCTGATAGATATTCTGTTAAGGCTATTAGTGTTAGGGATGACGCTTGGAAGGAAAAAGACTTCTCCGTGTATGATGTTGTGTTTCATGCGGCGGGGATAGCACACGTTTCTACAGATCCAAAAATGGAAGATAACTATTATAAAGTAAATCGAGACCTTACGATAGAAATTGCAGAGAAAGCGAAGAATGAAGGCGTTAATCAGTTTATCTTCATGAGTAGTATTATCGTCTATGGTGACAGTACGAGTGATAAAAGAGTAATAGATAAAAATACAGTTCCAACTCCAAGCAATTTTTATGGGAATAGCAAGCTTAAAGCAGAAGAAGGCATAAAGCCGCTAGAAAACGATGATTTTAAGGTTGCTATTCTCAGACCTCCTATGATTTATGGGAAGGGCTCAAAAGGGAATTATCCAAAACTGGCAAAAGCAGCTAGGAAACTTCCTGTATTTCCTGACATTGATAATGAACGTAGCATGCTTCATATTGATAACCTTTGTGAGCTCATTAGGCTGATGATGGAGAATGAAGAAAGTGGATTATTCTTCCCGCAAAATAGTGACTATGTGAAGACTAGTGAAATGGTGAAATTGATTGCGGATGTGCATGGGAAGAAAATAAGACTTACGAAAATATTCAATCCCATTCTAAAGCTTACAGGAACGAAAATAGGGGTTATTAATAAGGTGTTTGGTAATATGGTTTATGAGAAGAGTATGAGTGAATATAAAGAGGGTTACCGGATTAGGGATTTGAGAGAGTCGATAGCTGCTACAGAGTTGGAGAGAGAAAAGGTATGA
- a CDS encoding NAD-dependent epimerase, whose protein sequence is MKKVLVTGSAGFIGSHLSKRLLAEGHEVIGIDNINDYYDPQLKEDRLSQLDNDNFTFVKTDLEDLEIINKAFEQYKPEIVINLAAQAGVRYSLENPHAYVNSNVVGFTNILEACRHYKVEHLIYASSSSVYGANTSKPFSTNDNIDHPLSLYAATKKSNELFAHTYSHLYGLPTTGLRFFTVYGPWGRPDMALFLFTKAIVNDEPIDVYNYGKMMRDFTYVDDIVESIARLTKRPAQPNPEWSGANPNPGSSYAPYKVYNIGNNSPVRLMDFIEAIENKLGKTAKKNFLPLQPGDVPETYANVEDLFRDIDFKPKTTIQEGVNKFIDWYLDYYEVKL, encoded by the coding sequence ATGAAAAAAGTATTAGTAACAGGTTCAGCTGGATTCATAGGTTCACACCTATCCAAACGTTTACTTGCTGAAGGTCACGAAGTAATCGGAATAGATAACATAAACGATTACTATGACCCACAATTAAAAGAAGATAGATTAAGTCAATTAGATAATGATAATTTCACATTTGTAAAAACAGATTTAGAAGACTTGGAAATCATCAATAAGGCTTTTGAACAATATAAACCAGAAATAGTAATTAATTTAGCTGCACAGGCAGGGGTTCGTTATAGTCTCGAAAACCCGCATGCATATGTTAACTCAAACGTCGTTGGCTTTACTAACATACTTGAAGCATGTCGTCATTATAAAGTAGAACATTTAATTTATGCTTCATCGAGTTCTGTATATGGGGCAAATACGTCCAAGCCATTTTCAACGAATGATAACATTGATCATCCATTGAGCTTGTATGCAGCCACTAAAAAGTCTAATGAACTATTCGCACATACGTATAGTCATTTATATGGTTTGCCGACAACTGGTTTACGTTTCTTCACTGTTTACGGTCCCTGGGGTCGTCCAGATATGGCGTTATTCTTATTCACAAAGGCAATTGTAAACGACGAACCAATTGATGTGTATAACTATGGAAAGATGATGCGAGATTTCACATATGTTGATGATATTGTTGAAAGCATTGCTAGATTAACAAAAAGACCAGCTCAACCGAATCCAGAATGGTCTGGTGCAAATCCGAATCCTGGAAGCAGTTATGCGCCCTACAAAGTGTACAACATTGGAAACAACAGTCCTGTAAGGCTAATGGATTTTATTGAGGCAATCGAAAATAAACTTGGTAAAACGGCTAAGAAAAACTTCTTGCCGCTACAACCTGGTGATGTGCCAGAGACATATGCAAATGTGGAAGATTTGTTTAGGGATATTGATTTTAAACCAAAGACGACCATTCAAGAAGGCGTAAATAAATTTATTGATTGGTATCTTGATTATTACGAGGTGAAATTATGA
- a CDS encoding glycosyltransferase family 4 protein codes for MKKVLILVNHDVVIYNFRKELVQQLLRDNYKVYVSSPYGKKIDYLIEMGCEYIETTIERHGTNIISDFKLISEYRKIIKRVMPDVVLSYTIKPNIYGGIACKSLRTPYIATITGLGTALEKKGLMQNVLLLLYKYAFKDIHSLFFQNKENMHFFQQHKITNHSHKLVPGSGVNLEEFSLKKYPEEREKLKILFIGRIMKEKGIEELAEAAKIIKESNKNIEFEAVGFYEEDYTDKANELVNLDIIKFHGVQNNVKEFIEDCNAVILPSYHEGMANVLLESASMGRPIIASSIPGCEETFDDGVTGFGLEPKNVDSLVEAINKFIDLTYNEQETMGILARNKVENEFDRKKVVSSYLNEIENIAN; via the coding sequence ATGAAAAAAGTTCTTATTTTAGTAAATCATGATGTGGTTATTTATAACTTTAGAAAAGAATTGGTTCAACAATTATTAAGAGATAATTATAAAGTTTACGTATCTTCGCCCTACGGAAAAAAAATTGATTATTTGATAGAAATGGGGTGTGAGTATATAGAAACAACTATTGAACGGCATGGAACAAATATAATTAGTGATTTTAAATTAATATCAGAGTATAGAAAAATCATAAAAAGAGTTATGCCAGATGTGGTTTTAAGTTATACGATAAAACCTAATATTTATGGAGGGATAGCTTGTAAATCCTTAAGAACTCCTTATATAGCTACTATTACAGGACTAGGTACAGCCTTAGAGAAAAAAGGATTAATGCAAAACGTTTTATTATTACTATATAAATATGCTTTTAAAGATATCCATTCACTCTTTTTTCAGAACAAAGAAAACATGCATTTCTTTCAACAGCATAAAATTACAAATCATTCACATAAGTTAGTTCCAGGGTCTGGTGTTAATCTTGAAGAGTTTTCGTTAAAGAAATACCCTGAGGAAAGAGAGAAGTTGAAAATTCTTTTTATAGGAAGGATTATGAAAGAAAAGGGTATTGAAGAGTTAGCTGAAGCTGCAAAAATTATTAAGGAAAGTAATAAAAATATTGAATTCGAAGCAGTTGGTTTTTATGAGGAAGATTATACTGACAAAGCTAATGAATTAGTGAACTTGGATATTATTAAATTCCATGGAGTTCAAAACAATGTGAAAGAGTTTATAGAAGATTGCAATGCTGTAATACTACCGTCTTATCATGAAGGTATGGCGAATGTCCTACTAGAATCTGCATCCATGGGAAGGCCGATTATAGCTTCTTCAATTCCAGGTTGTGAAGAAACATTTGATGATGGTGTCACAGGGTTTGGGCTAGAACCGAAAAATGTTGATAGTTTAGTTGAAGCTATTAATAAATTTATTGATCTTACTTATAACGAGCAAGAGACTATGGGAATTTTAGCAAGAAATAAAGTTGAAAATGAATTTGACAGGAAAAAAGTTGTTAGTTCTTATTTAAATGAAATAGAAAATATAGCTAATTAG
- a CDS encoding sugar transferase, with protein sequence MYMKFKRLIDTVLSFIGLLVLSPIFLILIIGIKLDSKGPVLFKQKRIGFRKTHFNMLKFRTMKIDTPKDTPTHLLENPEQYITWMGKFLRKTSLDELPQIWNIFVGQMCIIGPRPALWNQYDLIEERDSYGANNVPPGLTGWAQINGRDELPIDVKAKLDGEYVDKMSLRMDVKCFFGTLVSVVKRDGVAEGGTGEKESASTMQEQGKETESK encoded by the coding sequence ATGTATATGAAATTTAAAAGATTAATAGATACCGTACTTTCTTTCATCGGACTGCTGGTGTTATCACCAATCTTTCTTATTTTAATCATAGGAATTAAGCTAGATTCAAAAGGGCCTGTCCTTTTTAAACAAAAACGGATTGGTTTTCGTAAGACACATTTTAATATGCTGAAGTTCCGTACTATGAAAATAGATACACCGAAAGATACACCAACACATCTTCTTGAGAATCCGGAACAATATATCACATGGATGGGGAAATTCTTAAGAAAAACCAGCTTAGATGAACTCCCGCAAATCTGGAACATCTTTGTTGGGCAGATGTGTATTATCGGTCCAAGACCAGCACTCTGGAATCAGTATGATCTAATAGAAGAAAGAGATAGCTATGGGGCAAACAATGTACCACCCGGCCTTACCGGTTGGGCACAGATAAATGGTAGAGATGAACTTCCTATTGACGTGAAGGCTAAGTTAGACGGTGAATATGTAGACAAAATGTCTCTCCGGATGGATGTGAAGTGTTTCTTTGGAACGTTGGTGAGTGTTGTTAAGCGTGACGGTGTTGCTGAAGGTGGCACTGGGGAGAAGGAATCTGCTTCTACGATGCAAGAGCAAGGTAAGGAGACCGAATCAAAATGA
- a CDS encoding nucleotide sugar dehydrogenase yields the protein MKRKIAVVGLGYVGLPVAVEFGKEQEVIGFDINQNRIDGLNNGIDITNEVTEEDLKATSITFTADPSDLKQADFIIVAVPTPITENKQPDLTPLLKASETVGSNIAKGTIVVYESTVYPGATEDDCVPVLEKVSGMTCGEDFYVGYSPERINPGDKVHTFKTITKVVSGQNEEVLDIVASVYEDVVDAGVHKASSIKVAEAAKVIENTQRDLNISLMNELSVIFEKLNIDTADVLAAAGTKWNFLNFSPGLVGGHCIGVDPYYLTHKAEKIGHHPEVILAGRKTNDNVGKFIATSLIKQMIKKNMPVQGSTVTVLGFTFKENVPDLRNTRVIDIVTELEEFGINVQITDAHANSGEAYEEYGIDLISYKELKPADAAVFAVPHEVYLEEGWAMFDHLLKHGKGIVFDVKSRLKRNDSLRDISLLRL from the coding sequence ATTAAACGTAAAATAGCAGTAGTTGGTCTTGGTTATGTAGGCCTACCAGTTGCTGTAGAATTTGGCAAAGAACAAGAAGTTATCGGATTTGATATCAATCAAAATCGAATAGATGGACTAAACAATGGAATAGATATAACAAATGAAGTTACAGAAGAAGATTTAAAAGCTACTTCAATTACCTTTACGGCAGATCCATCAGATTTAAAACAAGCAGATTTTATTATTGTTGCTGTTCCTACACCTATTACAGAAAACAAACAACCAGATTTAACACCCCTGTTAAAAGCGTCAGAAACAGTGGGAAGCAATATTGCCAAAGGAACAATCGTTGTCTATGAATCTACTGTATACCCTGGGGCAACCGAAGATGATTGTGTACCAGTTTTAGAGAAGGTATCTGGTATGACATGCGGAGAAGATTTCTATGTTGGGTATTCCCCAGAAAGAATCAATCCAGGAGATAAAGTGCATACATTTAAAACAATTACAAAAGTGGTCTCTGGGCAAAACGAAGAAGTATTGGATATTGTAGCTAGTGTGTACGAAGATGTTGTTGATGCTGGCGTTCATAAAGCGAGCTCTATAAAAGTAGCAGAAGCTGCAAAGGTCATTGAGAATACACAGCGTGATTTAAATATTTCGCTTATGAATGAGCTATCTGTAATCTTTGAGAAGCTTAATATAGATACGGCAGATGTATTAGCTGCTGCAGGAACAAAGTGGAATTTCCTAAACTTTTCACCAGGGTTAGTTGGTGGACACTGTATAGGTGTGGATCCTTATTATCTAACACATAAAGCAGAAAAAATTGGACATCACCCTGAAGTTATACTAGCAGGAAGAAAAACGAATGATAATGTCGGTAAGTTTATTGCCACATCGCTAATTAAACAAATGATTAAGAAAAATATGCCCGTTCAAGGCTCAACTGTTACTGTACTTGGATTTACGTTTAAAGAAAATGTGCCAGATTTGCGTAACACTAGAGTAATAGATATTGTGACAGAATTAGAGGAATTTGGCATTAATGTACAAATCACCGATGCTCACGCTAATAGCGGAGAAGCATATGAAGAATATGGAATTGATTTAATATCTTATAAAGAATTAAAACCTGCGGATGCAGCAGTTTTTGCTGTTCCTCATGAAGTTTATTTAGAAGAGGGATGGGCAATGTTTGATCACTTGTTGAAACATGGTAAAGGCATTGTGTTTGATGTTAAAAGCAGACTAAAAAGAAATGATTCATTAAGAGATATATCTTTGTTAAGATTATGA
- a CDS encoding glycosyltransferase family 4 protein, translated as MQKIKITHIITGLNMGGAETMLYKLLKHIDKDKYDVNVISMMDDGVYGEKIRNLGFEVISLNMKKGIPSFKFKLAKRHIKNTDIIQTWMYHADLLGYILFKFSKVEKLIWGIRRSNLDPKLNKKSTIIIAKINAKLSKKVDTIVSCSTKAKEVHEEFGFFDENLLVIPNGFELNQFSKDVEAKLKLSKIIGRKSDIPYIAHVGRWSILKDYQNFIKALNKVKQQGIKFHAVLVGTNIDEKNMELMDLVKKYDLLNNVSLLGIRDDIPTIMSGADILTSSSSGEGFPNVIGEAMACETPCVVTDVGDSAYIVGDTGKVVPSKDSDALSKSILDLLHLPDNEREHLGSIARQRVIENFDIHKVTKQFEELYNL; from the coding sequence ATGCAAAAAATTAAAATCACCCATATTATTACGGGTCTAAATATGGGCGGAGCTGAAACAATGCTTTATAAATTATTAAAGCATATTGATAAAGATAAGTATGATGTAAATGTTATTTCTATGATGGATGATGGGGTTTATGGTGAAAAGATACGCAATTTAGGGTTCGAAGTAATCAGCTTAAATATGAAAAAAGGTATACCGAGCTTTAAGTTTAAATTAGCAAAAAGGCATATTAAAAATACTGATATAATTCAAACTTGGATGTATCATGCAGATTTACTTGGATATATTTTATTTAAATTTTCCAAGGTTGAAAAGTTAATTTGGGGAATCAGAAGAAGTAATTTAGATCCAAAGTTAAATAAGAAATCTACAATAATAATAGCGAAAATTAATGCAAAGCTGTCAAAGAAAGTTGATACGATTGTTAGTTGTTCTACTAAGGCTAAAGAAGTCCATGAAGAGTTTGGTTTTTTTGATGAGAACTTACTTGTTATTCCAAATGGTTTTGAATTAAATCAGTTTAGTAAGGATGTAGAGGCTAAACTAAAATTAAGCAAAATCATAGGAAGAAAGAGTGATATTCCATATATAGCACATGTTGGACGTTGGAGTATTTTAAAGGATTATCAAAACTTTATTAAAGCATTAAATAAAGTAAAACAGCAGGGAATTAAGTTTCATGCAGTTTTAGTAGGCACAAATATTGACGAAAAAAATATGGAACTAATGGATTTAGTAAAGAAATATGATCTACTCAACAATGTTAGTCTACTAGGAATAAGAGATGACATTCCTACAATAATGTCAGGTGCGGATATCCTTACTTCTTCTTCTAGTGGCGAGGGATTTCCAAATGTTATAGGGGAAGCGATGGCATGTGAGACACCTTGTGTGGTGACAGATGTTGGAGATTCTGCCTATATAGTTGGAGATACTGGAAAGGTTGTTCCTAGTAAGGATTCTGATGCCTTGTCCAAAAGCATACTTGATTTATTACATCTTCCTGATAATGAAAGAGAACATCTGGGTTCAATAGCCCGTCAAAGGGTTATCGAAAATTTTGATATTCACAAAGTCACAAAGCAATTTGAAGAATTATATAATTTATAG